In Vigna unguiculata cultivar IT97K-499-35 chromosome 3, ASM411807v1, whole genome shotgun sequence, a single genomic region encodes these proteins:
- the LOC114175134 gene encoding uncharacterized protein LOC114175134: MSPAAELRWLCRLIDDYLRPYTESWASVSISKEKEKEILIASSQVVTKIQLRIREFDSRAEMKRAPDEERLCGSNQHSSVDQCLPRIITEMMVLLTVKSEFVQHVAVNALSLTSRFVHTTGNNWVRFIHFLCCWLEMAITKMISCSSGPSSGTENGKFDSSDVEFLTQYGTKDFDWSTVAGVVRVMRVICKYLEEEDYDDGLVQVYHDSVNSCLLKMPWDLLDKFWSCEFGSMKNNSSINQLHLNKFSIMEPVMICLGTFLQFLCSLVDRNDLVETDCDSIDKHPLFITVVNLVPRLAKWCLRKQEHNAERCITNYLNHKLLILMIRLGSLTGLDCRIPFSWIELLHNYFEEFLQQPLTQFHSDQINCLEGSPFLVSLSDGEACLTHSGHLQRQSVYLLLACSFSLISQRGENANHCNCSTLSSCFTTNPDSEHDRFCMKKGFLELYKWIQRHLPTAISTNHDNFLEICMDFMSSFLQLYLREDDLLFDVLLLLCSISSCLQQQSERKDAAYQDVMKDFPFALSDIFIPVYHFHLFLFEIHYDHQVLLDYLISKDTGISCAKYLLRCLHLICNSWKLFVEFPLFGEFLDQSPCKRRKIVGDGLQLLADGIPTSVDNSGSTMLLIKNYKEDSGCGFKRYNIKPFKKAAECLLSLNNSVYNLHQKKLFPYNPEVLLKRLRRFQEFCSQEKGSHGLKTE, encoded by the exons ATGTCTCCGGCCGCTGAACTTCGGTGGCTCTGCCGCCTCATCGACGACTATCTGCGGCCGTACACG GAATCATGGGCCTCTGTTTCCATTTccaaagagaaggagaaggagattCTAATCGCTTCTTCTCAG gTCGTGACAAAAATTCAGCTTCGGATTCGTGAATTTGATTCTCGTGCAGAGATGAAACGTGCTCCCGACGAAGAGCGATTGTGCGGTTCGAACCAGCATTCGTCCGTCGATCAATGTCTGCCTAGAATCATTACTGAGATG ATGGTTTTGTTGACTGTCAAGAGCGAGTTTGTTCAACACGTGGCTGTCAATGCTCTTTCCTTAACTTCACGGTTTGTGCACACAACG GGGAACAATTGGGTGAGGTTCATTCATTTTTTGTGCTGTTGGTTGGAAATGGCGATCACTAAGATGATCTCATGTTCGTCTGGGCCTTCTTCTGGAACTGAGAATGGTAAATTTGATAGTTCTGATGTTGAGTTTCTGACGCAATATGGGACTAAGGATTTTGATTGGTCTACTGTGGCTGGTGTTGTCCGAGTCATGCGtgttatatgtaaatatttagaGGAGGAGGACTATGATGATGGCCTTGTCCAAGTGTACCATGACTCTGTCAACTCTTGTCTCCTAAAGATGCCGTGGGATTTGTTGGACAAGTTCTGGAGCTGTGAGTTTGGTAGCATGAAAAACAACTCTTCTATCAATCAATTGCACCTCAATAAGTTCAGTATTATGGAGCCTGTTATGATTTGTCTTGGGACTTTTCTTCAGTTTCTATGCTCCTTGGTTGACCGGAATGATCTAGTGGAAACTGATTGTGATTCTATTGATAAACATCCACTTTTTATTACAGTAGTGAATCTTGTACCTAGACTTGCAAAATGGTGTCTCCGTAAGCAAGAACATAATGCTGAGAGATGCATCACTAATTACTTGAATCACAAGCTGCTG ATCCTGATGATCAGACTTGGTTCACTCACAGGTCTAGACTGTCGAATCCCTTTTTCTTGGATTGAACTCCTTCATAACTATTTTGAAGAGTTTTTGCAGCAACCCTTAACTCAATTTCACTCTGATCAAATTAATTGTCTGGAAGGCTCTCCATTTTTAGTGAGTTTGTCTGATGGAGAAGCATGTCTGACGCATTCTGGCCACCTACAAAGACAATCTGTTTACCTCTTACTGGCTTGTTCTTTCAGTTTGATCAGTCAAAGAGGAGAAAATGCAAACCACTGTAATTGTTCAACTTTGTCCTCCTGTTTCACCACTAACCCAGATTCAGAGCATGATCGCTTCTGCATGAAAAAGGGATTTCTAGAACTTTACAAGTGGATTCAAAGACATCTTCCTACTGCAATCTCCACCAACCATGATAATTTCTTGGAGATATGTATGGACTTCATGTCATCTTTCCTCCAGCTATATCTTCGTGAG GATGATCTATTGTTTGATGTGCTTTTGCTATTGTGTAGTATATCATCCTGTCTCCAGCAACA GTCTGAAAGAAAGGATGCTGCTTATCAGGATGTAATGAAAGATTTTCCTTTTGCGTTGTCAGACATTTTTATTCCGGTGTACCATTTCCATCTGTTCCTTTTCGAG ATACATTATGATCATCAAGTGCTTCTAGATTATCTCATTTCAAAAGATACTGGAATAAGCTGTGCTAAATATCTTTTAAG ATGCTTGCATTTGATATGCAACTCATGGAAGTTATTTGTGGAATTTCCATTATTTGGAGAATTTTTGGATCAATCaccttgcaagagaagaaaaattgtAGGGGATGGTCTGCAGTTGTTAGCAGATGGGATACCTACGTCAGTTGACAACAGTGGAAGTACCATGTTGCTTATCAAGAATTATAAGGAAGACAGTGGTTGTGGCTTCAAGCGTTACAATATCAAACCATTTAAGAAAGCTGCTGAATGTTTACTATCTTTGAACAATTCTGTTTATAATCTTCATCAAAAGAAGTTGTTTCCTTATAATCCCGAAGTGCTTTTGAAACG TCTTAGAAGATTTCAAGAGTTCTGCTCTCAGGAAAAGGGATCCCATGGACTAAAAACCGAGTAA